ACCAGGGCGGACACGGTGCGGCCCACGGTCTCGCGCACCAGCGCCCGGCCCAGTCCCGGAGGTCGGCCGCCGGGGCCCTCCACGCGCAGCCCGAGCACGAGCTT
The genomic region above belongs to Bacillota bacterium and contains:
- a CDS encoding RDD family protein; the protein is KLVLGLRVEGPGGRPPGLGRALVRETVGRTVSALVVCVGYLSMLWEPQRRCWHDLVAGTCVVRAARGPQ